CTATGATGATATGAAGTGGAATATCCGAGGGGGGAACTGTCGATGAGCGCGTCTGTCGCCGTCCCATCTGTCCGAAAGCTGTCGAGGCGTTCTCTGGTGGACGGAGTGCGCGACTCAATCATCGACGCCGTCATCACCGGCCAGCTCGGCCCCGGCGACAGAGTTATCGAGGCGAATTTGTCTCGTGACTTGGGCGTCAGTCGCGGGCCTGTCCGCGAGGCATTTCGCGAGCTTGCCGAGCAAGGGCTCTTGGTGCTGGCCCCTCATCGAGGCGCGACCGTTCCCGTGCTCACGGAGCGGGATGCGTACGAGATATATAGCATCATGATGTTCACGGAACGACTCGCCCTGCGGCTTGTAAAAGATCATCTATCTGATGCCCTCTTACTGCGGTTCAAAGAGGCTCTGCAAGCGATGCGCACCGCCGCGGAACGTGGCGATGCCGCAGGAGTTGCTCACGCGGATTTGGCATTCAACGATGCTCTGTACGCATTCGCGGGGCATCGGCGCTTGCAGCGGTTATGGCAAGGTTTGAAGTTCCAATGCTACCTCTTGGTCAGAGAATACGCGGACCGCACTTACGCGTCACTGCCAGCGATTGTGGAACACCATGCGACAATCGCCGACCTGCTCGAGCACGCTCGTTGGGATCAATTGCGCAAGTATCTTGAGAACAACGCCGATCGCGTCGACGCGCGATTACTCGAACTATTGAAGCCTACAGAGCCGTCGCGCCGTGAAGCGTAGCACTGTACGTATCGTGCTTCGCAATACCGGCTGAACAGTAGAGGCGACCCTACAAGGCGCTGGTGTCGTGGAGGTTATATGCCTGTCGCGAGAGCGAGGATACCTCTCTAAGATTGCTGCCTGGTGTGTCTGCCGGGCGAGCGCACTCGAGTAGTCTAAAGGAGGAAGGGGACCATGCGGCGAGCGCTTGCGGTTTGGTTGGCGGCGATGATGTGCGTTGGCACATTGGGGGTACAGTTAACGAGCGCTCAAGTAGGTTCACAAGTAGTTGTCGACCAGGGGACCGATGTGGAAAGCATGGACCCGATGTTCACGCAAGCCCGCTTCAGCGACAACGTCATGCTCACCATGTTCGAGACCCTAGTGACTCGCGATAGCCAGATGCGTTATCAACCGAGGCTAGCAGAGAGCTGGCGAATCATCAGTCCAACTGTGTGGCAGTTCAGGTTGCGGAAAGGCGTGCGCTTTCACGATGGAGAGCCATTTAACGCGGAGGCAGTTAAGTACACTATCAACCGCCTGTACGATCCGGCGCTGAAGGCGCCGAGTTTTCTCAAGGGATTCGTCAAATACGACCACATTGACATCGTAGACGACTATACTCTGAACATTGTCATGAAAGAGACGTCACCGCTTGTGCTGGAGTGGCTTGTCTATTTTTACATGATGGCGCCTAAGTACTACAGTGGGGTGACGGAGGCGCAGGCGTCCCTCCGACCGGTCGGAACGGGGCCGTACGTCTTTAAGGAATGGATCCACGACGATCATGTGACTGTGACGGCTAATCCAACCTATTGGGGACCCAAACCGAAGATTCAGACGCTTGTGTTTCGCCCGGTCCCCGAAGCCGGCACCCGCATCGCGGACTTGCTGTCGGGTGCGGCTGATATCATCACCAACGTGCCTCCCGATCAGATAAACCGCATCAACAACAGCTCCAACGCAGCGGTGAAGACAGTTGAGGGAGGGCGGGACATTTTCATTGGAATGCGAACGGATCGCCCACCGTTTAACGATACTCGCGTGCGCCAGGCAATGAACTATGCGGTGGACGTGGATGCCATCTTGAAATCCATCCTGAGCGGCCGGGGTCGTCGAATGGCAACTCTTGTCAATGCGTATGCTGATCCTGCGGTGAAACCGTACCCGTACGATCCAAACAAGGCGAAGTCACTGCTGGCCGAGGCTGGCTGGAAGCTCCAGAATAATGTTCTCATGAAGAACGGACAGCCGTTTAGCGTCACGATGGACACCCCTGTGGGACGCTACATCAGCGACAAGGAGATCGCAGAGGCGACCGCATCGTACTTGCAGGCCATCGGTGTTCAAGTCAAAGTGAATCCGCTGGCGTGGCCAGTGTATTCGAAGAAGATGTTCGAGGATGTCAACCCCGCGGACATGTACTTACTAGGACTCGGGTCTTCCTTTGACGGTCAGGATGAGATTCGGTACGTTGAGAAGGACTTCGGTTATAACCCGACCTATTGGAACAACGCAGAGTTTGAGAAGCAGTACGACCTCCTCAATCACACAGTCGATCCAAAACAACGGACGCCGATCTTGTACAAGTTGCAGGAGATCGCTCATGATGATGCTCCGCTCATTTTTCTTTACAAACAGACGGATTTTTACGGTGTCAACAAGCGGCTCAACTGGGCGCCGCGCGCTGACGAACTCATTATTCTGGAGAATGCCTCTGTGAAGTAAGGACGCGCGGGTTCGATGGGTTCTCTAATCGATGCCTGTTGATTGCGTGCCAGTCCGCGAGGGTCTTGTGGGAGGACGCGAGTGACGGTTGTGTCGAGCGGACAACCAGGGGTAAAGACTTATGGCACCCTTGCGTTTGCGCATCCTGTCCTCACAGCCTTTTCATGGCCCTATGTCTCGATCCGGGGGGACAGAGCTGGTCCCACGGTTTGTGTGACCGCCGGAATGCACGGATCGGAGTATGCGGGGATCGAAGCGGCTCTGCGTCTTGCGAACGAGTTAGAACCCGGGCGGCTGGCCGGGCACGTGATTGTCCTCCCGATCATCAACCAACTGGCGTTTTGGGACCGAGTTGCGGGCGTGGTGCCCGCAGACGGAAAGAACCTCAGTCGCGTCTTTCCGGGACGCCGGGATGGGACGGCGACAGAGGTGATGGCTGCATATTTGTTTGACGAAGTTTTTGCCAGGTGTGACGCGCTCATCGATCTGCACGGTGGGGATGTTATGGAACGCTTGATGCCGTTTACGATCTATCAAGAGACGGATGACCCGGTTCTTGACGCCAAGTCGCGTGCGCTGGCAGCCAGCTACGGGCTTCCCCTGGCAGTGCGTCGCTCGAAGGAAGTGTTACGACGTCCCGTGCCCGGCTACATGCAGGCGGCTGCGGGCATGCGCGGCATCCCCGCGATCGTGGCAGAGGCGGGAGGAGAGGACCAAGCAAAGCCGTCAGATGTCGACGTGCATTTGCGAGGGTTGCGCAACAGCCTCACCCACCTCGGTGTCATCTCCGGCGGGAGTGTTTCGCCAGCTCCTTTGCGCCTCGTCGAGTTCACGTTAGTGTCAGCGAGCCGGGAGGGACTCTTTTCATCGTCGGTTGATCTTGGCGATCAGGTTCGGTCTGGGCAACTCATCGGTCAGTTGCGAGATCTGTGGGGACGTCATCTGGAAGACGTCATTGCTCCGGTCGACGCGACAGTACTATTCTTCAGCACGAGCATGGCGGCGAAGCAAGGCCAATTGTTGTTTGGGCTCGGAGCACCGGTGTCCGCGGGCTAGCGCGTGGCGTCATTTGTCGCGCGTCGCCTGCTCGATTCGCTGATGGTTCTTGTTGGCGTGAGTTTCATCGCATTCGCGATCCTGTTTCTCTCTGGGGACCCGACGTATCTCATGATTCCTGAGAACTATACGCGCGACCAAATCGCAGAATTTCGGCATCAAATGGGCTTCGATCGCCCTTGGTACGTGCAATACGGAGATTTCCTAGGTCATGCAGCACACGGCGACTTTGGGGTGTCATTGCGTAGTCAGATCCCAGCTTTGCCACTGGTCTTGGAGCGGATGCCTGCCACACTGGAATTGGCGGTCACTGCGATGGTGCTCTCGCTCGTCGTGTCACTTCCACTAGGCGTACAGGCGGCAACGCACCGTGGGACATTGATTGACACCAGCAGCATGGTTGGAGGCTTGCTTGGGCAGTCCACGCCTGGGTTTTGGTTGGGCCTCATCCTCATCCTTGTCTTCGGCGTAGAACTCCGGTGGCTTCCCGTTTCTGGTCGTGGCGGGTTGACTCATTTGGTACTCCCAGGTTTCACGCTTGCAATGTACTCTATGGGGCGCACAGCGCGAGTCGTTCGAGCATCAATGCTTGACGCCCTTGGGAATGATTTCATCAGAACTGCACGAGCGAAGGGAATGCCAAACAGAATAGTAGTGTATCGCCACGCATTGCGCAACGCTCTCTTGCCGATCGTAACCTTGGTTGGACTTGATTTCGGCGTTCTGCTCGGAGGCGCAATCATCACCGAGACCGTGTTTGCGTGGCCCGGTGTCGGGCGGCTGGTTGTCAACGCGATCTATGAAAAGGATTTTCCGATCGTCGAGACCGCAGTCATCGTCATCGCCACCGTGTTTGTGCTTTTGAACCTTTGCGTGGACGTCGCCTACGGCTATCTTGATCCTCGCGTGCGGTACGAGTGATCCTGTGTCGACTCCTGCGATTCGCAATCTCTGCCGCTCCCCGGGCGCTATTGTGGGCGCCTTTCTATTGTCGGTTGTCGTCTGCGCCGCGATCATGGCGCCATGGCTTGCGCCCGCGTCGCCCACTCTTGTCCACGTACAGGATCGGTTGTTGGCACCGTTGACCGTGCAAGATGGAATGCGGCACTGGCTGGGGACGGATGCGCTGGGACGCGACGTCTTGAGCCGGTTACTGGTTGGCGCACGGATCTCGTTATTCGTCGGCCTTACTGCAGTGGCCATTGGGGGTAGCCTTGGAACTGCGATTGGGCTTGTCAGTGGCTACCACGGGAGCTGGACCGATCGCGTGATCATGCGCTTTGGTGACATGCAACTTGCGTTCCCCTTCATCTTGTTGGCGCTAGCGGTGATGGCCGTGCTCGGTCCCGGTCTCGGCAACATCATCGGCGTGCTGGGGGTAACGAGTTGGGTCACCTATGCGCGTGTGGTCCGTGCGGAAGTGTTGTCTGTGAGAGAGCGTGAATACGTGCAGTCCGCACGTGCGATGGGAGCGTCGGTAGGTCGGATCTTGCTCGTTCATGCGCTACCCAATGTCATCAGCACCGCCATTGTAGTAGCAACGTTCTCCGTGGCGAGCACAATCCTATCGGAGGCCGGCCTAAGTTTTCTTGGACTAGGTGTCGGAGCAGGAACACCTACTTGGGGGTCCATGCTTGCCGACGCTCGCGAATACGTGACGGATGCCTGGTGGTTGACGACCTTCCCGGGGCTAGCGATCCTGACAACGGTTCTAGGAGTGAATCTGGTCGGGGACTGGCTTCGTGACTATCTCGACCCCCGGCTTCGGTAGCACGATGTTCCTCGTTTGGGGCGACCGTGCAATCTGCGCGTCCTGGCGTCTGCCCGAGGGCCTCACG
This genomic window from bacterium contains:
- a CDS encoding GntR family transcriptional regulator yields the protein MDGVRDSIIDAVITGQLGPGDRVIEANLSRDLGVSRGPVREAFRELAEQGLLVLAPHRGATVPVLTERDAYEIYSIMMFTERLALRLVKDHLSDALLLRFKEALQAMRTAAERGDAAGVAHADLAFNDALYAFAGHRRLQRLWQGLKFQCYLLVREYADRTYASLPAIVEHHATIADLLEHARWDQLRKYLENNADRVDARLLELLKPTEPSRREA
- a CDS encoding ABC transporter substrate-binding protein — its product is MRRALAVWLAAMMCVGTLGVQLTSAQVGSQVVVDQGTDVESMDPMFTQARFSDNVMLTMFETLVTRDSQMRYQPRLAESWRIISPTVWQFRLRKGVRFHDGEPFNAEAVKYTINRLYDPALKAPSFLKGFVKYDHIDIVDDYTLNIVMKETSPLVLEWLVYFYMMAPKYYSGVTEAQASLRPVGTGPYVFKEWIHDDHVTVTANPTYWGPKPKIQTLVFRPVPEAGTRIADLLSGAADIITNVPPDQINRINNSSNAAVKTVEGGRDIFIGMRTDRPPFNDTRVRQAMNYAVDVDAILKSILSGRGRRMATLVNAYADPAVKPYPYDPNKAKSLLAEAGWKLQNNVLMKNGQPFSVTMDTPVGRYISDKEIAEATASYLQAIGVQVKVNPLAWPVYSKKMFEDVNPADMYLLGLGSSFDGQDEIRYVEKDFGYNPTYWNNAEFEKQYDLLNHTVDPKQRTPILYKLQEIAHDDAPLIFLYKQTDFYGVNKRLNWAPRADELIILENASVK
- a CDS encoding succinylglutamate desuccinylase/aspartoacylase family protein, with amino-acid sequence MTVVSSGQPGVKTYGTLAFAHPVLTAFSWPYVSIRGDRAGPTVCVTAGMHGSEYAGIEAALRLANELEPGRLAGHVIVLPIINQLAFWDRVAGVVPADGKNLSRVFPGRRDGTATEVMAAYLFDEVFARCDALIDLHGGDVMERLMPFTIYQETDDPVLDAKSRALAASYGLPLAVRRSKEVLRRPVPGYMQAAAGMRGIPAIVAEAGGEDQAKPSDVDVHLRGLRNSLTHLGVISGGSVSPAPLRLVEFTLVSASREGLFSSSVDLGDQVRSGQLIGQLRDLWGRHLEDVIAPVDATVLFFSTSMAAKQGQLLFGLGAPVSAG
- a CDS encoding ABC transporter permease gives rise to the protein MASFVARRLLDSLMVLVGVSFIAFAILFLSGDPTYLMIPENYTRDQIAEFRHQMGFDRPWYVQYGDFLGHAAHGDFGVSLRSQIPALPLVLERMPATLELAVTAMVLSLVVSLPLGVQAATHRGTLIDTSSMVGGLLGQSTPGFWLGLILILVFGVELRWLPVSGRGGLTHLVLPGFTLAMYSMGRTARVVRASMLDALGNDFIRTARAKGMPNRIVVYRHALRNALLPIVTLVGLDFGVLLGGAIITETVFAWPGVGRLVVNAIYEKDFPIVETAVIVIATVFVLLNLCVDVAYGYLDPRVRYE
- a CDS encoding ABC transporter permease translates to MSTPAIRNLCRSPGAIVGAFLLSVVVCAAIMAPWLAPASPTLVHVQDRLLAPLTVQDGMRHWLGTDALGRDVLSRLLVGARISLFVGLTAVAIGGSLGTAIGLVSGYHGSWTDRVIMRFGDMQLAFPFILLALAVMAVLGPGLGNIIGVLGVTSWVTYARVVRAEVLSVREREYVQSARAMGASVGRILLVHALPNVISTAIVVATFSVASTILSEAGLSFLGLGVGAGTPTWGSMLADAREYVTDAWWLTTFPGLAILTTVLGVNLVGDWLRDYLDPRLR